The Lycium barbarum isolate Lr01 chromosome 4, ASM1917538v2, whole genome shotgun sequence nucleotide sequence ATATTAGTAGACGAACAACGTAACTCATACGCGAAACCGATGCATGCAGAATGCTAACACCCCTTGGCACACTCAAAATTAGACATTTGGAGCAACATATATAAGTGTCGAACGTTAGGGATAGGTCTAGCTCAGACATCATTTTGAGAAGATGTATAGTAGAGTTTACATTACCCCAAAATTAGCTTGAGTGAAGAGGATTAATATTATTTGAAATGAATATATAGAGAGATTATACAACCGATACACTTAACTAATCATCCGTGTTAAGTCCGACCATGTGCTAATTAAGTATTGATGAGTAGAGGAGTGTATCAAAGCAATCTTGGGAATCAATAAACACagatatacatgcatatgattaGCATTTTAGTTTGCAGTGGACCGAGGGAGTGGGTTGCAGATTCCCCTAATGCGTTTGACATCAATAACTTACACAAAAATCAACACTGCCTATACCAAAATTAATGTTTGATTTAATAAAGTATGTTGTGTTTCGCTTAATCGCAAAGTAATTAAGTGATAAATAAAATACTCCATTATTTCTACAAGAACTTGTGACTAGTTATTAATTACACTACTAATGGGTTATGAATCATTCACGTACGTTAACTGTGAAAGGCAAACAGCACACCAAATAAACTAGTCCTCGACCTCATTTAACTGTTTCAATATGTTGAGTCTCATCGCTGCTACCAAATTGTCAAGAAAAATCTTTTGCTCACTATAGAAGCTAGGCTCACTTGTCTCCACAAGaaagttaaaagaaaaaaaatttggaaatatttgtcATACGTAAGTGCTTTaaaaggtttaatcttctttacACCTTTGATAGTTATTACTCCATCATAATCCTTATCGCAATAAAACCAGATTAAACATGACTAAACCTTTTTCTCTGTTTTCacattttttatattagttttttcaTCTGGTATACCATATTTGTTTCGGGGCTCAACTAATTCGAACCCACGCGGAGATAAAGTGTTCCTTACCAAGTACGACTCCACTCAGTTTTGACATGATAAATTGTTAGAGTGACTATTTCTGCAGCTCGATGTTATCTTGAAAAAATTCTGCTAAACAGGTAGGAAGATAGATGACTAAACAGTTCATATATTTTGCATCCATATGTCTGCATTGATCAGCACATTCTTGCATGTTGTGACTTAATAGAGAGTTGATATTCCTCTTAATCTTGTTTTTATTATTAACAAGAACATTAAAAATTGCTTAGGTAAGAAGGTGCTAACTGCTAAATAATAAAATCAACTTTCCATTATATGCCAGCTCTGTCACTAATTTTAACAAATCAAAGGATTGATATGATCACCATCTGCAATTAATATTTAAAGGGCATGCATTTGTGTGCTCCAATCATCAATCACTTCTAGTAAACAAGTTACTTAAGTGAGATTTTCTCCATCTTCTGTCCAAAACAAATAATGGCAACATTAAAATTTCTTTCATTTCTCATTGTTCAACTTTTTTTGGTCTTGGAAGTTGCCAATTCACAACGGGTGGAAGTAGGGTTCTACAAGAAAACATGTCCAAATGTAGAGACAATTGTGAAAGAAACAACAGCTCACTACATTTCTCGTGCTCCTACTCTTGCTGCTCCATTGTTGAGAATGCATTTTCATGATTGTTTTGTTAGGGTAAGTACCGCTATTTAATGCCTTAGTTGTTTGTTAATTTGATCTTTTAACGTGAAATTCTCTAATATATATTTACTTAAGAGTTATATACATCGTTAATGTAAGATTTTTCTTTTAATCGGGTCACTTTTAACTGTTATACTAGATAAGTTCTCTTGTATTTACAATTATTTTATCTTGTTGTTGCAGGGATGTGATGGTTCAGTGCTACTGAACTCAACAAATGGAAATCAAGCTGAGAAAGATGCAATTCCAAACCAAAGCCTGAGAGGGTTCCAAGTGATTGATGCTGCTAAATCTGCTTTAGAGAAAGAGTGTCCTGGCACTGTCTCTTGCTCTGATATTTTAGCCTTAGCTGCCCGTGATGCTGTTTCACTGGTAACTAATTACTCAAATCGTCCTAAATTATGTaacacatttttctttttagtctatcctaaaaaaaaaaatgtcatattATATCTAGTACCGCCACATTAAAATGTGAAATATGGAATAGTAAATTTCTTCGATCCGTTTATTAGCATTTCAATTGTATTTTTTCTTTGAACATATATATTATGGGGTTTTCCAGATCAATGGACCAAGTTGGCCAGTTCCCTTGGGAAGAAGAGATGGAAGAGTCTCAATCCTCTCAGAGGCCTCAAAAAACCTGCCAACTCCTTTTGATAACTTCACTACTCTTAAAACAACATTTGGTGCACTGGGCCTAAATGTAAAAGACCTTGTTGTTCTATCAGGTAAATTTTATAGTACTttctttgttttaattttttcgtcatacttttctttttggtctatttagaaaagaaattatcgctttttatatttagtactcTTAATTTCCAACATTTCACATATCATGTTCAGTATCACAAGATCCAAAGAGCATTTTGGTACTTTCTAGTTTCTTCTCATCTTTTGTTGAAGACTAACAAAATTCAAAAATCTTTCTTACTTTCTTAATACTTCATTCTCAGTCAGACTAAAAAGACATTAATTAAACCGAATGGATAGTTTACATCAGAATTCAAGTGAAACCACTTCATGTGGAAGAGTAATTACATTAATTCAAGAAATTAAACCCAAAATCATTCTTAAAATTttgtgtttcttttttttttttttcttacgtAGGAGGACACACAATTGGGATGTCACATTGCTTTTCCTTCTCGAGCCGTTTGTACAATTTCACTGGCAAAGGTGACATCGACCCAAACATGGACCAAAACTACATTAATCGTTTGAAGATCAAATGTAAGCCCAATGATGTGACCACAATTGTTGAAATGGACCCTGGAAGTTTCAAGAGTTTTGACACTGATTATTACACTATGGTTGCCAAAAGAAGAGGGTTGTTTGCATCTGATGCAGCTCTTCTTACAAATAGTCAAACGAAAAATTATGTGTTGTCCCAATCAAAACCACATGGATCAACTTTCTTCAAGGACTTTGGCGAATCAATGGTGAAAATGGGGAAAATTGGAATCCTTACTGGGAAAGCTGGCGAAATTCGAAAACATTGTGCCTTCATAAACTAAGAGAAACTTTGATAAGCTATTTTTTCTTGAAAGATTTTAGTCATTTTTGGATTGTTATGTTGAAGGGGATCGGATCTCTGTGGGGAATAATttgcttttcttttcttatttatttGTTCGTGAACCATGTGACTTATATGGTGGCAAACCTTTATTGTATATCATGTAATTAAATTTGTAATTCAGTTCGTATCGAGCTAATAAAAATGTGATTTTGCTTATACTAGCATACATGGACATGATCCGAATAATTTCTCttttaactgtttttttttttaaaatactacTAAGAGATAagctttatcacaaattttattCATGGAGTCAATTTTGCTTAGTTGAATTAAAGtaagtgcttaaaagcactttttaaatGTTCGAGCTGACAAGAGGGGGTTGCTCAAATGGTAAGCGCCCTTCACTTTCAACCCGAAGGTTGCGAGTTCGAGTTATCAAGGGAGAAAAGGAGGGAGCTCCTGGGGGaagggttaaaaaaaaaatgttcgaGGTAATTTATAAATAAATGCTTACTTGTTTGTATAATTGTGTGAAAGATGAAGTTAAGTTGTGTATTTCATATGATTGACCTATTTTAACTTGTTATAATATATTAATTACcatttttatcatgttactaaCTAATATTATTAAAGTTCAGTTAAAACTTGCAGTTAGACAGGTCGAGATTCATTCAATAGGCAGCAAGACTAAGAATTGGGTATTAATCACGTCTTACCCAAGTTTGTGAGCGTGATATACAGTTCTAAAGAGTTTCATTTGGTACATTTATTTCTTTTGTATAGCCGGGATATGTCATGTGCTAGTTGTATTTGTAAACTTTATTGTAGAGGTTCCATGATACAAAGTGAAAGGTTAGTTAGTTCATgaatttttatattattataCACATGCGTCGCATCACTATGGATCTAACTGATTGCTCTACCTTTTTGGTTCTAAAACATTTGGACCATATCTCAATTTGTGGGAAGCGGCTCCCCTCTAGTACAGCTACTGTCCATTTGGTCCATTACACTATTAATCTGATTATACGTGTACACTTTCAAATCTAAGGGTCGATGTTTTTGTTTCACCTAAAACAGCACTCTAAACCATGGTCAAAGCACATTAGTTCTCTCTTTTATCCTTTCCTCAGTGACAACATAAATGGAGGCGAAAATCTTGCTGTGATAATTTCTCGCTGGTATATTTCTTTTCTCAAAAAGTGCTTGCTGGTATTTTGATCTGCAGACTTGATATATTAGTAATAAGCAAATTGTATggtttatttattaattagtcGCAAGTTTCTTTATTTGCTACACTTAGTGGCGGAGCCATGATTTCACTAAGGAGACtcaaaatatataaaagaaaaagCAGACCTATGAAGAAGCCAAGGGAATTCATTAACcgttatatatacataagaaataTTTTCAACCttgtatatatagtgtaatttttcgaTGAATTaagttcggatgaaccccctcaCGACATCCTAGCTCAGCCCATGGCTACACTAGATTacttcaaaaagaaaaacaattgGCTATTTAATTTGAACGAGCTTTGTTTCATTGATTTTGGGAATGGATCTTTACCCATTTTTGATAATACAACAATAGTTGAGATGGATCCCGGTAGTTTCAAGACATTTGACCTTAGTTATTACAAGCTATTGCTCAAAGGAGAGGCCTTTTCCAATCTGATGCAGCCTTATTAACAAGTTCTACGACAAAGCCATTTATCGATCAACTAGTACAAGGATCACTCAAAGAGTTCTATACTGAATTTGCTAAGGCCATGGAGAAAATGGGCAAAATTGAACTTAAGACTGGTTCTAATGGTGAAATTAGGAAGCAATGTGCAGTTGTGAATTAATAGTTGAAAGGACTTTTTCCTTTGGTACCAAATTTCTATGATTTTGTGATTTGTGTTTATGTCTATTGTGTGAATGTGTTTGAGGTGCATATATGTATCATGTTTTTAGTTTCTTTTTTAATTTGTATCTATCCTAATATTTTGTAAGTTCATCGTTATTTTGATAATAAAACTGATATGCAAAGATAATATTCCCCAAGCAGAGTACCATGTCTTTTTTAAATTCTGATTTTAGTCCCTTTCTATTGCTAATAAGTTCTAATGTTTCATTCTCACGATATACGCCTTATAAAAGCTTTGCCAGTACTTTCTCTCAATCTGAATTAACAATTCACTAAACTTTAGATAATTTGTTAATGGAGGGATTAATTTCAAGTGTAGTGATTGATCTTTATCAACTTTATTGTTACAGTAGGTAAGTTTAATTACTTCCATGTGATAGaaaatatttttgtaattttacCGTTATGTGAGTAAAGTTCAGTTACTTTAATGTGATAAATATATTATGCAACTCTATTATTATAGCGAGTGAAGTTCGATGAACCCAGTACATGAAATTACAACCTGTAAATGGCAGAGACCAAAATAACATGTTTCTGTAAATTTAATGAAATGTAATTTGTTAGATATCTGTAAGGACCCCACCGCCTGGGTCGCCCAGGACCGGTGAGTAGACCCCTTGCGGGCCCccgcagctcaattggtaagagtcgattccctcaggagAATGTAAAGGGCATGGAGGTCGCGTGTTCGATACCCGTATCGCTGCAGCGTGAAGATGGTTTATCGTGCAGACACGTGTATCCTtgctacaatacctgagtatgtcaagcatgcatgtcatggagGGAGCCCGCAAGGGGTCTACTCACCGGTCCTGGGCGACCCAGGCGGTGGGGTCCTTACAATATCACGACAAAAAAACATTTGTCGCTAATCATAATCATTCAGACTTTTTTTAATACGTCGTGATATCTAACAAATTACATTTCATTAAATTTACAGAAACATGCCCTTTTGGTCTTTTACAGGTTGTAATTTCATGTACTAGGTTCACTTGTTATAATAATAGAGTTGCAGAATATATTTATCACATTAAGTAACTGAACTTTACTCACATAACGGTTaattacaaaaatattttttatcacaTGGAAGTAATTTAACTTACCTACTGTACCAATAAAGTTGATAATGATCAATCACTACACGTGAAATTAATCCCTCCATTAACAAATTATCTAAAGTTTAGTGAATTGTTAATTTAGATAGAGAGAAAGTACTGGCAAAGCTTTTATAAGACGTATATCGTGAGAACAAAACATTAGAACTTATTAGCAACGGAGAGGGACTAAATTCAGAATTTTAAAAAAGAGACAGTACTCCGCTTGGGAAAGATTATCTTTGTATCTCAATTTTATTAtcaaaactagtcaatttatccGCGTTTCGCACGGTCATTGAAGAAGATAGAGAATTTAAAATATGATGACCATGTAGTAAAGCTGGTCTGAGATATAAGAGATAAAATTTAATGTATGTGTATAACTCCACAACTCTCCATGACGCCAATTCTCAGATTTATTACATTCAAATCGTAAAAGCAAAAATATAATTATCGTTCAAGATTGACATGGTAGCTTCTTCATCTTTTGTGCTGAAAAGCTAGGAAAAAGAAGACAATACATGAACTATTTGCATCTAGCTTGTGAAGTGGGCTACCCCTAGCAACTCTTTTAGTTGTTGCACTATAATAATGACCTTTGCAACAGCGATGAAACCAACCAAAGTCGCATTCGAGAAGAAAACAATGATAATTCCTAACCTGCAAACAATGATAAACCAGCCATGAACTTTAAGTTGATTACCCTATATTTAGACTAACTGAATTAGCAAACACATGACAACAACTTTAAATTTGTCAAACTAAACTTTTGATAACTTTGGTAGGCGTTTGGTCATGagttttgaaaccatggtttcaaaccagcgtttggacatgcgtttttacgcatggtttgaaaccatggtttcaattttttaaaatataaaatttaactcataagtttatatttcataaaaaaagacccataagttggtagatatttttaacaattacccacatcaatcatttaccaatctcattaacctccaccaaattttatttatgtctaccaactttttaattttgtaaaaaaagactcatagttttattttatttattgaactaaaatttgatcaattgatgttgtatttttagaaaggtcttctagtattaattttgagccggttgttatgaattagcgtattaattttgttatgaactatgacttgctcatttggtaagattgtataagaattgagaatgttttgatagtttttacaacttgtgggtttttatatctataagagaaaatactccttaaaatatccaaattacatgtccaaacatgatttcaaaccatggtttcaaatcatgtctAAACGGAGCCTTAGTTTACTTTGATACACGCAGAATGAAAGGGACCTGGGACAGTGGAAAGGACATATACAGGACTCAATACTTTAGCATTTTCAgctttttgttttaaattttcttttcctttccctCCTTTTTTTGCGATAAAGAACACAAATAAAGTTTTAATTTTGTCCTAAATCACTACTCAGACTATACAAAGCACTTACCAAAGTAAAGTGCATTCACATAAAATGCAAAGGATCACTTACTTATGAGGGCACGTCCTCATTGGAAAGATTCAAAATATCACCTGAAATGGTTGCACCCTCCAAATAATAATGGCCACTACTTTGGATGTTGTATGCCTTCAGTTTGCATTATGCAGAGAATTAGTGTTAGAAGAGACAAGAGAGGCAAGCACACGGTCTAGGCTAATTATTTAATTAAGGGCTTATTAGTAATGGGCGAAGATATATAGAGGTGGATTTTCATCATTTGAGATGGCACGCCCAATGTCATGACTACCTTAAAGATATGTTGATCATTTCTTGACTGAAATTACCTAGTTGACTATAAAGTATGAGAATAAACATTATAAAGAGAAAAAGATGAAAGTATAAGTACATGATTTATGAGTTTAGTTGTTTCCTTAATAATGCATCAAGAAGATGCTGAAGTAAAAAAACAGGAACCCAATAAAAGAAGAATATATAGATACATAAGAAATTATTGTCCATTTTAAACGGTTAAAAAAATGTAACAAAACTTGGAGACCTCATATCCTGCAAGGCCATAAAGCAAGAGAAGCGGTAGCAACATGTATTGTGGATATACAGTCCGAATCACCAACCAAAACTGTATAAGAAATGACTAAGATTTGgcctgcttttatatatatatatattttcccataaaaattgatcaaaaGGAACATTTAAAGGTAGAAGCTGCAACAAAATCCAATTAACCTTTAGAAGTGGCAGTCCTTTGCATGGGGCTAAGGCTTGTTTTGCATGCTATAAAACAACAAAtggtacccaaaaaaaaaaagaatattgcAATTAATAGAAACAATCCAATTCAAAGAAGAAAGTGAAATCAAATTCACTACTAACATATAGGAATCATAAGTAACAGTGAAGCAGAGTATATTTTCTGGGACAGAGGAAA carries:
- the LOC132638698 gene encoding peroxidase 27-like, producing the protein MATLKFLSFLIVQLFLVLEVANSQRVEVGFYKKTCPNVETIVKETTAHYISRAPTLAAPLLRMHFHDCFVRGCDGSVLLNSTNGNQAEKDAIPNQSLRGFQVIDAAKSALEKECPGTVSCSDILALAARDAVSLINGPSWPVPLGRRDGRVSILSEASKNLPTPFDNFTTLKTTFGALGLNVKDLVVLSGGHTIGMSHCFSFSSRLYNFTGKGDIDPNMDQNYINRLKIKCKPNDVTTIVEMDPGSFKSFDTDYYTMVAKRRGGLFQSDAALLTSSTTKPFIDQLVQGSLKEFYTEFAKAMEKMGKIELKTGSNGEIRKQCAVVN